A stretch of the Aegilops tauschii subsp. strangulata cultivar AL8/78 chromosome 4, Aet v6.0, whole genome shotgun sequence genome encodes the following:
- the LOC109772767 gene encoding uncharacterized protein, translating to MPSSRAPPQQLGRWKSFDVACRHQQPELLRCIAGGGIAAKQRPWRGAMVSTTTTAGEPGGAAGDKKRRSSTNAGAATHERVDGRHTRATAGGAARCRRRSCNGALDADGGAAMELLGAGGAAAMELLGAGDGATMERSTPTTELQWSCAAQATELQWSARRRRRSCWRGGAAMELLDTGGGAAMELLGTVGGAAMGLGAASPAPLGGSPLQ from the exons ATGCCGAGCAGCCGAGCACCACCACAACAGCTAGGAAGATGGAAGAGCTTTGACGTCGCCTGTCGGCACCAACAGCCGGAGCTCCTCCGTTGCATAGCTGGAGGCGGCATAGCTGCAAAGCAGCGCCCATGGaggggagccatggtgagcacCACCACAACAGCAGGGGAACCGGGAGGTGCTGCCGGCGATAAGAAACGGCGCTCGTCGACGAACGCTGGTGCTGCAACGCACGAACGCGTCGACGGCCGCCA TACTCGAGCGACGGCGGGGGGAGCTGCTCGGTGCAGGCGACGAAGCTGCAATGGAGCGCTCGACGCCGACGGCGGAGCTGCAATGGAGCTGCTCGGCGCGGGCGGCGCAGCTGCAATGGAGCTGCTCGGCGCAGGTGACGGAGCTACAATGGAGCGCTCGACGCCGACGACGGAGCTGCAATGGAGCTGCGCGGCGCAGGCGACGGAGCTGCAATGGAGCGCTCGACGCCGACGACGGAGCTGCTGGCGCGGCGGAGCTGCAATGGAGCTGCTTGACACAGGCGGCGGAGCTGCAATGGAGCTGCTTGGGACAGTCGGCGGAGCTGCAATGGGGCTTGGTGCAGCGTCGCCAGCGCCTCTTGGGGGGAGCCCATTGCAGTGA